The Undibacterium cyanobacteriorum genomic sequence ATTCTTCACCGAAGGCGGAGTTTTCGCGCAAGGTTTTCAAGGATACGCGTTGTACCAAATCCGGATTACGCAATCCAAATGCCTGCTCCGGTGCCAGTTCTTGCGTCGTATGCGAGCCTTCTTCCAAACCCAACAAGGCCTCTTCCAAGAATGGCGCTAACTGGCCTTGGCCCAGCAACAAGGTCGCCGGACTCTCATGAAAAGTCGAAATAATATCTTCGCCATCG encodes the following:
- a CDS encoding FKBP-type peptidyl-prolyl cis-trans isomerase; this translates as MSEKSILVVNNGAYLTLHYRLATLDGEDIISTFHESPATLLLGQGQLAPFLEEALLGLEEGSHTTQELAPEQAFGLRNPDLVQRVSLKTLRENSAFGEEFKVGDLIDFTAPSGGRFAGVIQELDEESALFDFNHPLAGERVLFETKIIGIL